The Syngnathoides biaculeatus isolate LvHL_M chromosome 16, ASM1980259v1, whole genome shotgun sequence DNA segment tttttccatcatcctTAGATGACTTTGGCCAGAAtgcaatcaaagggcacatttAGACCCAGAAACCTTCAGACTTGTGTTCACATCTATGcgcaattaagagtcttcagTTACTCAGTTAGACAGTCGTATCCTGATTTATGAGTAGCCATACTAAGGCCAGGTACATGCGTGAGGATTGGTGAAACCTCAAAATCtctgtttttaaatatgtgacaAATTACATACagcgaagaaaaaaagtatttgaacggcttgctatattgcaagttctcctacttagaaatcatggaggaaatCATTGTAGgggtatgtccactgtgagagatatgaaaaataaaaatccagaaatcaaaatctgtgatttttttaaccatttatttgtgtgatacagctgcaaataagtatttgaacacctgtatatCATTctagaattatgaccctcaaagacctgctagtccacctccactccatgtattatcctgaatcagatgaacttgtgtgaggtcgttagctgcataaagacccctgtccatcccgtacaatcagtaagactcaaacttgtaaaatggccaagcccaaagagctgtccaaagacaccagagacaaaattgtacaactccgcacggctggaaagggctacggagaaattgccaagcagcttggtgaaaaaaaactccaccgttgaagcaattattagaaaatggaagaagctaaacatgacggtcaatctcaatcagagtggagccccatgcaagatatcacctcgttgggtctcactgatccttacAAAAGttaggaatcagcccaagactgcacgacgggacttggtcaatgacctgagaagagctgggaccacagtttccaaggtgactgttggtgatACACAAAGatttcatggtttaaaatcatgcatggcacataAGGTTCACTAgcttaaagcagcacatgtcaaggcccctcttacgtttgccaatgatcatttggatcatacagaggaggcatgggagaaggttttgtggccaggtgacaatgacccgaagcactcagccaggaaaagcaaggagtggctccgtaagaagcataacaaggttctggcatggcctagccagtcttcagacctaaacccaatagaaaatctttggatggagctgaaactctgtgtttctcagcgacagccaagaaaccctgtctgatctagagaagatctgtgtggaggagtgggccaaaatacattctgcagtgtgtgcaaacctggtgaacaactacagtaaacgtttgacctctgtaattgcaaacaaaggctactgtaccaaatattaacattggttttctcaggtgttcaaatacttccttgcagctgtatcacccaaataaattcaatcatacattgtgatttctggatttgtctttttaaattatctttcacagtggacatgcacctatgatgaaaatgtcagacccctccatgatttctaagtgggagactttgcaatatagcagggtgttcaaatacttattttcttcactgtatgtaaagTTGGCATTTTTCCGTTTTGGTTGTGTTGCGTTTTGTGTAACTACAAATTTATTTAGGAGGGCTTGGGATAGGTTTTAAGGGGGGGACCAGACCTTAAAACATACAACCAAATCATTTTGGGGTTGGAGCTTAAGAACTTTTGCCGGTGCCCTAAAATTGCAGTAGCGATGCCACCAGGGCCAAATGGACTCctaacacaaagacaaacaaaatgagAGCACCCTCAAGCTGCTGCAGTGTGCCACGACTCACATTCAGATGCTCACACACAGCCATGTTGCCGAGGTCCCCACcaagccacgccccttaaaggcggTTGTCGACGCCCTAATGTTTATTCTCTTATGTGACTCAAATGAGGTGGCCGAAAATATTGGACAAAAGTCTCAGTCAGTCAATACAATATGTCCAAACAACAGAAAATATGAGTACAGTATCCACAATacgaaaagagtatcagatcgagtgatgagactaaaatttgaaattgagggtgttatgtataatgtggttagcggctatgcaccacaggtaggatgtgacctagagttgaaagagaaattctggaaggaactagatgaagtagttctgagcatcccagacagcgagagagttgtgattggtgcagattgtaatggacatattggtaaaggaaacaggggcgatgaagaagtgatgggtaagtacggcatccatgaaaggaactttgaagggcagatgctggtggactttgcaaaaaggatggagatggctgtagtgaacacttatttccagaagagggaggaacatatagtgacctacaagagcggaggtagaaccacgcaggtagattatattttgtgcagacgatgtaatctgaaggaggttactgactgtaaagtagtggtaggggagagtgtagctcgacaacataggatggtagtatgtaggatgattctggtggtgggtaggaagattaagaagacaaaggtagagcagagaaccatgtggtggaagctgaaaaaggaagaatgttgtgcagccttccggaaagaggtgagacaggctctcgatggacaaccgaagctcccggaagactggacgacgacagccaaggtgatcagagagacaggcaggagagtacttggtgtgtcatctggtaggaaaggggagaaggagacttggtggtggaaccccaaaatacagggagtcatacaaggaaagagattagcgaagaagaagtgggatactgagaggactgaggagaggcgaaaggagtacatcgagatgcgaggtagggcaaaggtagaggtggcaaaggctaaacaagaggcatatgaagacatgtacaccaggttggacacgaaagaaggagaaaaggatctctacaggttggccagacagagggatagagatgggaaggatgtgcagcaggtaagggtgattaaggatagagatggaaatgtgttgactggtgccggtagtgtactaaatagatggaaagaatactttgagaagttgatgaatgaagaaaatgagagagaaggaagagttgaagaggcaagagtgaaggaccaggaagtggaaatgattactaagggggaagtcagaaaggcactacaaaggatgaaaaatggaaaggcagttggtcctgatgacataccggtagaggtatggaagcaatttggagagatggctgtggagtttttgaccaacttattcaacagaatactagcgggcgaaaagatgcctgaagaatggaggaaaagtgttctagttcccatttttaagaacaaaggggatgttcagagctgtgggaactatagaggaataaagttgatgagccacacaatgaagttatgggaaagagtagtggaggctagactcaggacagaagtaagtatctgcgagcaacagtatggtttcatgcctagaaagagtaccacagatgcattatttgccttgaggatgctcgtggaaaagtacagagaaggtcagaaggagctacattgtgtctttgtggatctagagaaagcctatgacagagtaccaagtggtactgcatgcgtaagtctggtgtggcagagaagtatgttaaaatagtacaggacatgtatgatggtagcagaacaatggtgaggtgtgccttaggtgtgacagaggaatttaaggtgaaggtgggactgcatcagggatcagctctgagccccttcctgtttgcagtggtaatggataggctgacagatgaggttagactggaatccccttggaccatgatgttcgcagatgatattgtcatatgcagtgaaagcagggagcatgcagaggaacaattggaaagatggagacatgcactggaaaggagaggaatgaagattagccgaagtaaaacagaatatatgtgcgtgaatgagaaaagtagagggggaagagtgaggctacagggagaagagatagcgagggtggacgacttcaaatacttggggtcaacaatacagagcaatggagagtgtggtcaggaagtgaagaaacgggtccaagcaggttggaacagctggcgaaaggtgtctggtgtgttatgtgacagaagagtgtctgctaggatgaagggcaaagtttacaaaacagtggtgaggccggccatgatctatGGATTGGAAGACAGTGATACTAAAAaatcaacaggaagcagaactggagatagcagaaatgaagatgttgaggttctcgctcggagtgagcagcttggataggattagaaatgagctcatgagagggacagccaaagctggatgttttggagacaagattcgagagagcagacttcgatggtttggacatgttcagaggcgagagagtgagtatattggtagaaggatgctgaggatggcgctcccaggcaaaagagcgagaggaagaccaaagagaaggtttatggatgtggtgagggaagacatgagggcagttggggttagagaggaagatgcaggagataggctaagatggcaaaagatgacacgctgtggcgacccctaacgggacaagccgaaaggaaaagaagaagaagtatccACAATACATTTTCCTTTCCAGTTCCAGTTGTGGTTTCCTCTCTGGGGCTGCTTATTTCTTTGAATTTGACTTTGCTTGTttccacatgattttattttcatgcagTTTCATCACTTGACTCTTGCGTCAGTACAGCGAGCATGAATTattaatcaaatgaaaatgagtttCAGCACAACCACAATAAAGTACGTCTTGTCCAACGAGCACATCTTTGTCAAGGAAGTGTCATTTTTGCGATGCAGCTCATGTTTTGGATACTGTGGCATTGCCCAAGTGGTTGTCATCGTTTTGCTTGTTTGCGTACATCCTCGGCAGCCTCCACTAATTGCAGTTAAGTGTGTTTCCATTGCTTCCAAGCCACCACCCCCCACGCAACGCTGCTCTCTGCCATGACAACGTCATGCTCCCTGATTTAAGAATATCCAATTAGTCAACCCCTCTCAGATGAGCGCGCTCAGCACTCCAATCTAATAAGAGTCCCCACCcgcctccttccttccttaatCGTAACGGGAGCCAAAACCCAGATTACACTTCCCACACACACgagcatcccaaaaacactttTCAACAATCTGGGCTTGTTCCCTCGACTGCGCTAAAAGTTCCCTGAGCAGCTGGCTTAAGCGTTAAGTTCATATCCGGCcagcaactttttattttttgattgtcTTGGAACATATTTTGGAGTAAAGTTCAAAATCCCATCATGTTGCCAGGTAAGTTACGAGtttaaaatgatgacacgcGCTCTTATGTCAAACAGCATTTATGGGATTGACAACTTGAAGGAGGCCTCAACAgtatttgagtatttttcttttctttctcttggATCCAGTTGGGCTTGACCTGGGATAGGCCATCCAAATATGGCTGCAACCAGAACTCTGTATTTTCACAAAGTGCAAAATGCACAGCAGAAAACCAATCGAACATGGATTCTTCAGGCCCAAGCAAAGTTAGtctattttaagcaaaaacagaataaaaatatcATCTGAGCTCAACAAAGGAGAAACAGAGCGCTTAAGGgttcttgaaaatgtttgcgGAGCGACTGATGACGACAGATGGTCTAAAGCCTTCGCAATCAGATTCGGGCACTCAATTCGTTTGTCAGTCTGGCTTCTTAAACTCTTACGCAACGCTGACTGACAAAACAAAGAGCACAACACGCCTGGAAGAAACTTTCAAATGTGAAACTCACCAAGCGGGAACAATGTCAGAGAAAGCTCCTTAAGAGATTTAACGCAGAAGGtgtcatgaaaacaaaagtactcCACCATCAATGGAACGCAGAAAACGAATGTACATTCTAGACGCAGACGGCCCGAAATATAACATTctagttaggaaaaaaaaaagactgaacatTAATGAGACGACAGAACATTCTGGCTGAAATGTGAAGAGATTGCGCAGTTTGAGGTGGCAGATACGAAATGCAGAattgcatgtgaaaaaagttgcggcttatcggccggaaattacagttaaATGCTTCACGTGAAGTACACAGGCGAGGGTTTCACTGGGACTTCAATATCTTATGTACCTGCAAAACATGGATCCTATTAGTGTTAACTTtatacattgaaatgaaacaaatgagcAACCATAACTAATAATGTCATTTTTGCATGTGCAGTACAACACGGTAGTACACAAGGCCAAAGTGTTCGTCAAAAAAGACGAGACAGACTTTTCTCCTTCAAGTGTATGAAATAAAACGGTTCCGTTATGTAAATAGTCAATAAAAATGCTGCCTAAATAATCAGTTTAAAACGTTTTGAAGAATGCAATGCAAATATATTAGACTGAAAAGTGAAGCAGACGTGCCACTCTACTgacaaggaataaaaaaaaacaggaccaCGATTACTTGTTTCTTTGGCATCACGGCACACTTTTATGTTTTATAGTTAGGTTATACAAATTATGTACGTCAGCCTGAACGTCACAGAGTTTTTTGTTCCTCTCCCGAGGCTTCGGCCTTAATCTCGTTAAAACCATTGGTGACCTACTGAACTACAAGAGAGGCCTCAACACCGCCGACATTTCTGATGCTGTACATTGACGATGACCTCGGATCGTTCACTTTATATGAAAGAAGCGCTGCTGGCACCGTGTACAGTACCACATTTGAAGGTTAATGGGGAAGGTCTGGTCAGTAGCAGCTCACAAAGAATATTAAATCAAGAAATATTCAGGTATACACTGGACCCTAAATTTGATTAATGCAAATTAATGTGAAGGGACTAAATTGTGCCTACTGTGCGTCCTCTGCTCTGACGCGACATCATGGCGATATGTCAATTAATCAGCCGTCACCATTTCCGTGTCAGTGGCcttcatacatccatccactcgttttctttgctgcttatcctcacgagggtcgcgcggagtggtggagcctatcccagttgtcaaagggcaggagtcggggtacaccctgaactggtcgccaggcagaTGCGGGAGGGAACCGGTgtgcccacagaaaacccacgcagggacagggagaacatgcaaactccacacagggagggctgggattaaactgcgtggccaacgctttaccaactggtccacagtgctaaaaaaaaaaaaaaaaaaaagaaaacctcaaACCATGTCAGATTTTACAGAATGTGTAAAAGGGACTACTGATTAACAAGCTAACGTCACAGATTTTGCGCGACCGACCAAATCTCAGGGTCAAAACTGCCTTTTTCAATGACAAACAGAtaacaaagccaaaaaaaagcacaatttagGGTTAATCATTGCTAAATCTTCCCGCCGTCCTTTTCTCCCGTACTGCGTTCTTCTTTTGATGCAGAGGAACAAGCGCCAAAATGGTTGCAAATGAAAAGCCAATcggaaatggaaaaaagatgactagAATCTGACCTCTGAATTCATTCGTGGGTGTGCGATAACGTTGCAGTTTCTGACAGTTAAATAATAATCCCAGAACCTCTATAACGCCTCACCAGTAAGTACCCACAGTATAATGATTTCACTTGTTTGAACCGGGCGATGAGCCACGAGGAGGCCCCGGCGCTTCCTGGCCACTGACCTTCAAAGTGAAGACCTAGTAAGCGCGCGGAGTAAGCGTGTgtcctttcttttccttttccttttttttaagctttttccACTCTGCAGCTGACATACAGATAAAGAGGCTTAGCCATTGTGCTGGCCTCATTTGGGACCAGAcacctggtttaaaaaaaatatgtaaatgtgtaTCATGTTTATATACAGGtgcatttcaattttaattcaGAGATAATGaagaaagtcacattttttccaTCTGATTTCACAGCTTGGTAACGTTATCTGTGATATAGAATGCACGTAACCGAAAAGGTAGAATTATGATTCACCTCCTGTCGGGGATTTCATTCTTCTCCCAACCGGATTTTACTGTGTTGTTGTCATTTCTTTTGAGCGTAAGATGAAACATTGCTTCACATGGAGAAGGTCGGAAAAGCACCTGAGCATACACGCGAGCTCAGTGGAGCACACGGACCAGAAACAGGACCAGAAGGTTCTCGTCCGTCTCAGGCGTTCGGAGGGTTTAGAGAGATAAACCTGACCAAATCCTTCCAGATTGACCTTTGACTTTGGGCCGGTTGAGCGCTGCGGGGGTTTGATTGACCTCTGGGGACCACGTGACTGGAAAGATGCGTCTGAGGGGATTAGAGATAAAGATATAAAAGCGCAGCGGGGACAGCAAATGTCACAgactgaaagaagaagaagaggaagaaggaggaggaggagagatcAGCGGCGGCCTCGCGGGATATCTCAAAACAGGTGAGGACAGGCAACCGTTGCTCATGCGAGCGCAAGGATTCTGACTTGACCCGTTCTTACTACTTGACTCATAGTAGAGGGCACACGCATGCAAACAAACACGAAATTAATCATGCAGCCGGTTTTCAATTAAGATTTGTAACCTCGCTTAAAGCTGCCTCGTCGgaacgaaaacaaaacaaggaacCGGTAGCGACAGACGTCGAGCGGATCGACCCGAGTGTGAGCAGTCTGATGGCTCGTAAATAACTCCATCTTCACTCCTTCTTAGCGAGATCCGGATCCGATGCCGCGACTCTATGAGCGCTGGGTTGCATAACCCAAAACGGGCTGCTCGACAGGTTTAGCATCAGAATCGGAATCATGCAAATACGAGTTCGAATCGGGTCAGTTCAGGTTTGACACAGAATGTTAAACGGTTCTGAGTAAAGAATCTGAAAATTACAGTGTTGCTCTGATAATAGTCAAAATATGTCAGTTTGATGATCCGTCTCTTGCTACATCACTGAAAATGCTACTTTCACTGCTTTCAGTATTTATTTGTTGAAgacctgttttgttttattttccccaaaacgGTGCGTCGGGCGTGCCTACTGTTGCAGACGGTCTGCATCCTTGTTTTTCGAGGAAGGGCAATTAACCCACGGTGGATCAAAGCGGGATTAGAGCCAATCTGTTTGTCCAAACTCATTTGCATAATCTGTCCAGATTAGTGCAGAGACGTTAACGGGATTATGAGCGGGACATCGCGATGAAAGGGGAGAAGCCACGGGGTGTTGTTGTGATCTTCCAGTctttgaaaactgtttttttttatagaggAAAATGAACGCCGGCCCACCGGCAGGAAGCGCCCTGGCACCCGGCGGGGGCACCGGCCCCACCACCCCCAAGAGGGGCCCACCCAAATTCAAGCAGAGGCAGACTCGCACATTCAAGAGCAAGGCCCCCAAGCCAGGCCAGAAggggtaaaaaataaacaaaattttaTGCTTAATTATAGGAAAGTACAAAGCAACGAggcattaaaatgtattcttcatAAAATGTACAAAGTATACCCAAATAAATGTTTATCTTGAAAAGATTAAGTCCCAACACTGCTAAATCCATCAGAACTTGACGTAACACGAGCGCAATAACTAGACGGAAAGCGTCCCCGCAGCCACTAACGACGTCTCTCTTTCCAGCTTCGGCGACGACATCCCAGGCATGGAGGGGCTCGGCACAGACATCACAGTCGTGTGCCCGTGGGAAGCCTTCGGCGACATGGAGCTCAGCGACCTGGCCAAATATGGCATCATTTAATGCCGCCcgccctcctccctccctccatccccgGTCGGCTCGTCGGGATAAGGCGGCCGCTGCCCCCCCCTTTTCCCTCCTTAAGGCCCCTCTCGTCGTCTACCTCCGGCCTCGCTCCACTGAGTGGAGGGAGAAGCTGAATCATGctcttattttttatatatatatatatattattatccATATCATACtgtttacagtatataataCACTTGAAAGACTGACGAGAAAACTTCACACACcctttccttcctcctcctccaactaTTCTAGAGTGCCACCGCCCCAACCCACGCCAAAGGACGCCAGAAAAACTGCTCGACGCTAGTTTGAGTTGCTCCTAGCTGTTTCTTTAATTGTAAATACTTTGTACCTTCTTTCCTTTTTTACTTCCTTTCTTGCTATGCTGCATTGTACGACTTCACAAGGGGACTGTAAACATCACAGGGTGCAAGCAGAGCATGCGGGACGCTGTACTGGTGAACACGACAATGCACTTTCACCCCTTTAAGATACTCTCTTCTCCCTCCTTAGAGACCGTCGATACTGCAAAATTTGTGTTGCAAgcgcaaaaatgagaaaaaaaaaaagtactgtgaaCTGATGCGTCCTAGTAGTTGCATTAAATTGCTTTCTTTTTAGAATTTACAGTGTCTCTTTCTTGCTGGAAAATACTCGCCCCGATTCCGCATCGTCCTGATCCACGCGTTGGTGTCGCCATGCGAGACTTTGAGCGTGCTTTCGGGAATGTGAGTCGCTAGATTGAGTGGACGTGATCGAACTGGGCAGCGTTTACGTCCAAGGCTGCGCAAACGTTccaattttaaatacagtgatgcctcggttcttgaccacaatccattccagaaaacagttcgagaagcgatttgtttgaaaactgaatcgatgtttcccattgcaatgaatggaaaaagaaataatgcgttccaagcctaaaaaaaaaattggctttttaaagctttttttggttagcttttcctgatagtaaactgcataatagaaatacatgtatagtttaaatactttatataataaaataatataagaaatatatttattttttgcttaaaatgtatgcttttgtaGTACactatgctaggctgggagtgcattgccgtatctgtagcgactcgacccccagccttgtaaacttttttttattaacaaaagtgcagaataactttaaacaagcaactagccttctttggagccatgattgtgGGTTAGTACGCTAGTcctcgaagaagaagaagaaaaacaagagtcactaccaggacacgtctatgtacagaggctgcgttatacgcATATAAGCGCAAAAGTGCGCTGGCTGTGGCGCGTGCTCTGTCATGTTTGCGGTTTTTTTCggcggggggtgggtgggtttgaattgacaataagaAGGTGCGTCATGAATGGGTCAGCTGCTTGGACCGTGCACATcatgttatttccattttttctttcagtggcgtgggaattcacaacaaagcgcgtcgtgggtcagctggtctggcagCGTGCAATATgtaatttccgggttttgtcgggggcgtccgagtaccgattttcgttcaaaaacagaagcaaaaaaaaaaaatcgcaagattttcgttcaaaaaacgatctttttttaaaacggggacattcgagaaccaaggctttaCTGCACGCTGGTTTGCGCTCATCTGCAAAATGACCAAAACCTAGTCTTAACCCGCCTCAGTGTACTCCGTTCAGTATTTGGTGTTCTTCAAGGAACTTTTCCCAGAAGCTTTGGGATTTTGTCAGGAGTGTAACTTGAAAAAGTAACGTAGTTACACTACTAATTGATTTCAACTCTCTCCGGCCGGCCGAGCATTTTCCACACTCCTTATCCTCAAGCGAAAAGTAACATTTCAGTGACTTTCAGCAATCGTCAAGTGGCTGGAATATCATTATCTTAagtcccaaaaaagaaaagaagcatAAGCTCAATTGTCTCCATTACTTGCTAAAGCACAGAACTCATGTGCAGTACATAGCAACACTACATAGGGcagaaacacacaaaagaaatgactaaaaaaaaaaaacaacgttgtGAAAGAAGCTATACATATAATTTTATTGGAAGGCTATAAACCATAAATAA contains these protein-coding regions:
- the LOC133514665 gene encoding retinal cone rhodopsin-sensitive cGMP 3',5'-cyclic phosphodiesterase subunit gamma-like encodes the protein MNAGPPAGSALAPGGGTGPTTPKRGPPKFKQRQTRTFKSKAPKPGQKGFGDDIPGMEGLGTDITVVCPWEAFGDMELSDLAKYGII